In Escherichia ruysiae, a genomic segment contains:
- a CDS encoding phage tail protein I produces the protein MSDSRLLPTGSSPLEVAAAKACAEIEKTPVSIRELWNPDTCPANLLPWLAWAFSVDRWDEKWPEATKRAVIRDAYFIHCHKGTIGAIRRVVEPLGYLINVKEWWETNDPPGTFRLDIGVLESGITEEMYLEMERLIADAKPASRHLIGLNIIQDIPGYLYTGGVVCDGDVITVYPG, from the coding sequence ATGAGTGATTCGCGACTGCTGCCGACCGGCTCATCACCGCTTGAGGTCGCCGCCGCAAAAGCCTGTGCGGAAATTGAAAAAACGCCGGTCAGTATTCGTGAGCTGTGGAATCCGGACACCTGCCCGGCAAATCTGCTGCCGTGGCTGGCGTGGGCGTTTTCGGTCGACAGGTGGGATGAAAAGTGGCCGGAAGCGACAAAACGCGCCGTTATCCGCGATGCCTATTTCATTCACTGTCATAAGGGCACTATAGGCGCAATCCGACGCGTGGTGGAGCCGCTCGGCTATCTCATTAACGTAAAGGAATGGTGGGAGACAAACGACCCGCCCGGCACTTTCCGGCTTGATATCGGCGTACTGGAAAGCGGTATCACAGAGGAAATGTATCTGGAAATGGAACGGCTGATTGCCGATGCCAAACCCGCAAGTCGCCACCTTATCGGTCTGAACATTATCCAGGACATTCCCGGCTATCTGTATACAGGCGGTGTGGTCTGTGATGGTGATGTTATTACTGTTTATCCCGGATAA